One genomic window of Hymenobacter sp. J193 includes the following:
- a CDS encoding lipid-A-disaccharide synthase N-terminal domain-containing protein yields MTSQTVALGIGLVSQLLFSCRIVLQWVQSERAKRVLVPTLFWQISLVSSFLMIVYGILRHDPVILLAQLISYAIYIRNLQLLGEWRKLNGWFRAAAYVFPVAMLGWFILGTQHFSLRAMLGSRIPAGLLALGAIGQTIFLLRFVYQWIYSERKGESSLPLSFWVISFVGSVLILVYAALRQDAVLLIGNVFGSVVYARNIVLLRREQARARQQASIG; encoded by the coding sequence ATGACTTCGCAAACCGTTGCCCTGGGCATTGGGCTGGTCTCGCAGCTGTTGTTTTCGTGCCGGATTGTGCTGCAATGGGTGCAGAGCGAGCGGGCCAAGCGGGTGCTGGTGCCCACGCTGTTCTGGCAGATCAGCCTGGTTTCCTCGTTTCTGATGATTGTCTACGGCATTCTGCGCCACGACCCGGTTATTCTGCTGGCCCAGCTCATCAGCTACGCTATTTATATCCGCAACCTGCAGCTGCTGGGCGAATGGCGCAAGCTCAATGGCTGGTTCCGGGCCGCCGCCTACGTATTTCCGGTGGCCATGCTGGGCTGGTTTATCCTGGGCACTCAGCACTTCAGTTTGCGGGCCATGCTGGGCAGCCGCATTCCGGCCGGGCTGCTGGCGCTGGGCGCCATCGGGCAAACCATTTTTCTGCTGCGCTTTGTCTACCAGTGGATTTACTCAGAGCGCAAGGGCGAGTCTTCCCTACCGCTGAGCTTCTGGGTTATCAGCTTCGTCGGCTCAGTGCTTATTCTAGTGTACGCCGCATTGCGCCAGGATGCCGTGCTGCTTATCGGGAACGTGTTTGGCTCGGTGGTGTACGCCCGCAACATTGTGCTCCTTCGGCGGGAGCAGGCCCGGGCCCGGCAGCAGGCATCCATTGGCTAA
- a CDS encoding glycerophosphodiester phosphodiesterase produces the protein MKQPLWGWKAFLTWALVLGRLLAARAQNATPLSVSQVQVIGHAGSGFFTPINPFNSSPPSSWRGIVRALRRGADGVEIDVQLSQDSIPLLYHNTNLPSMTSAATGCLSSTPATAVLALRYRGGWPYDWLQRERPQRLDTVLARLARRPVFPILHLDLHESDDCTPYGDGTRSRTLARALQALLSHYAIPPQRLLILTSQPATLRYLRQLLPGVPLGLEVTENFDAGLQQAQELGVEAVVLAKRVATPERSAAIHRVGRQVVIFGGRSPKAIRRLLACQPEALEADNVQLLLRLRRQALRHQGQ, from the coding sequence ATGAAACAACCTTTATGGGGCTGGAAGGCCTTTTTAACCTGGGCGCTGGTTCTGGGCAGACTCCTGGCGGCGCGGGCGCAGAACGCCACGCCGTTGTCCGTCAGTCAGGTACAGGTGATAGGGCACGCTGGCTCTGGGTTTTTCACGCCCATCAATCCGTTCAATTCTTCCCCACCCAGCTCCTGGCGCGGTATCGTGCGGGCCTTGCGGCGCGGGGCCGATGGGGTGGAAATTGACGTCCAGCTCAGCCAGGACAGCATTCCACTGCTGTACCATAATACCAACCTACCGTCCATGACTTCTGCCGCCACGGGCTGCCTGAGTTCCACGCCAGCCACCGCGGTGCTGGCGCTGCGCTACCGCGGTGGCTGGCCCTACGACTGGCTGCAGCGGGAACGGCCTCAGCGCCTCGATACTGTGCTGGCCCGCCTGGCCCGGCGCCCCGTATTCCCCATCCTGCACCTGGACCTGCACGAATCCGACGACTGTACCCCCTACGGAGACGGAACCCGCTCCCGCACCCTGGCCCGGGCACTTCAGGCGTTGCTGAGTCACTATGCCATTCCTCCGCAGCGCCTCCTGATTCTAACCAGCCAGCCAGCCACACTGCGCTATCTGCGCCAACTGCTGCCTGGGGTGCCACTGGGCCTGGAGGTGACAGAAAACTTCGACGCCGGACTTCAGCAGGCGCAGGAGCTGGGCGTAGAGGCGGTAGTGCTGGCCAAGCGCGTGGCAACTCCCGAGCGGAGCGCGGCTATCCATCGGGTGGGCCGGCAGGTTGTCATCTTCGGAGGCCGTTCCCCGAAGGCCATCCGGCGGCTGCTGGCCTGCCAGCCCGAGGCCCTTGAGGCTGACAACGTGCAGTTGCTGCTGCGGCTGCGCCGGCAGGCACTCCGGCATCAGGGACAGTAA
- a CDS encoding GDP-mannose 4,6-dehydratase, producing the protein MASVLVSGCAGFIGSHLVELLLQRGHCVTGLDNFDPFYGRHRKEQNMAGFRQHPRFSFHEVDLRHGQDALVDALPADPIEVVVHLAAKAGVGPSVHAPIDYLDNNVLGTTHLLEWMRQRGIQKLFFASSSSVYGNTPARPFREDANLQATCISPYAASKLTGEQLTYTYHHLYGLDVLNARFFTVYGPRQRPDLAIHKFVRLLQAGQPIPVFGDGSTARDYTFVLDTVAGISAGVEHLLTHTGVYETLNLGNNRPVTLRELIKAVGKAVGVEPELHFQPMQPGDVDVTFADITKAHQLLGYAPRTPLAEGLQAFVQWMSQQETP; encoded by the coding sequence ATGGCGTCTGTATTGGTCTCTGGTTGCGCTGGATTTATTGGGTCACACCTAGTGGAGCTACTGCTGCAGCGTGGGCACTGCGTGACGGGCCTGGATAACTTTGACCCGTTTTACGGCCGCCATCGCAAAGAACAGAATATGGCCGGATTCCGGCAGCATCCGCGCTTCAGCTTTCACGAAGTGGACCTGCGCCACGGCCAGGACGCGCTGGTAGACGCGCTGCCGGCCGACCCGATTGAGGTAGTGGTCCACCTGGCCGCCAAAGCCGGCGTAGGCCCCTCGGTGCACGCGCCCATCGACTACCTCGACAACAACGTGCTGGGCACCACCCACCTGCTGGAATGGATGCGGCAGCGGGGCATCCAAAAGCTGTTTTTTGCCTCGTCCTCTTCTGTATACGGCAATACGCCGGCGCGGCCGTTCCGGGAAGACGCCAACCTGCAGGCCACGTGCATCTCGCCCTACGCGGCCTCCAAGCTCACCGGCGAGCAGCTCACCTACACCTACCACCACCTCTACGGGCTGGACGTGCTCAACGCCCGGTTTTTTACCGTGTATGGCCCCCGCCAGCGGCCCGACCTGGCCATTCACAAGTTTGTGCGCCTGCTGCAGGCCGGACAGCCCATTCCCGTGTTTGGCGACGGCAGCACAGCCCGCGACTATACCTTCGTGCTGGATACAGTGGCGGGCATTTCGGCGGGCGTGGAACATCTGCTCACGCACACGGGCGTGTACGAAACCCTGAACCTGGGCAACAACCGCCCCGTAACCCTGCGGGAGCTTATTAAAGCTGTAGGCAAGGCCGTGGGCGTGGAGCCCGAGCTGCACTTTCAGCCCATGCAGCCCGGCGACGTGGACGTAACCTTCGCCGACATTACCAAGGCCCACCAGCTCTTGGGGTACGCCCCCCGCACTCCCCTGGCCGAAGGCCTGCAGGCTTTCGTGCAGTGGATGAGTCAGCAGGAAACGCCGTAA
- a CDS encoding glycosyltransferase: MPAPDRAAYLASQSLTVLVPVYNEEESLGQFVVEMDKFLAETPVPTTVLFVNDGSTDNSLALLREVCRQKPAYEFISLSQNRGLSTAVKAGIDHARTTLIGYIDSDIQTTPLDFMTFFEFLPEFDMVNGIRAKRQDTFVKKLSSVIANTVRRTLINDGIQDTGCPLKIIKTDYARRIPLFHGMHRFLGALVQLQGGKVKQLPVRHFPRFAGTAKYNLWNRAWKPLVDTFGFRWIRSRWKNYEIGEHHRAETAVTESSGN; this comes from the coding sequence ATGCCTGCTCCTGACCGCGCTGCTTACCTTGCCTCCCAAAGTCTCACGGTGCTCGTGCCCGTGTATAATGAAGAAGAAAGCCTGGGGCAGTTTGTGGTGGAGATGGACAAGTTCCTGGCTGAAACCCCCGTGCCCACCACCGTGCTGTTCGTGAACGACGGCTCCACCGACAATTCCCTGGCTCTTCTGCGCGAGGTCTGCCGCCAGAAGCCGGCCTACGAGTTTATCAGCCTAAGCCAGAACCGGGGGTTGAGCACGGCCGTGAAAGCCGGCATCGACCACGCCCGCACCACGCTCATCGGCTACATCGACTCCGACATTCAGACCACGCCGCTGGATTTTATGACTTTCTTCGAGTTTCTGCCAGAGTTTGATATGGTCAACGGCATCCGGGCCAAGCGTCAGGATACCTTCGTGAAGAAGCTGTCGTCGGTCATTGCCAACACCGTGCGCCGCACCCTCATCAACGACGGGATTCAGGACACGGGCTGCCCGCTGAAAATCATCAAAACCGACTATGCCCGCCGCATTCCCCTGTTCCATGGCATGCACCGCTTCCTGGGGGCGTTGGTGCAGCTGCAGGGCGGTAAGGTGAAGCAGCTGCCGGTGCGCCACTTCCCGCGCTTTGCCGGCACGGCCAAGTATAACCTCTGGAACCGGGCCTGGAAGCCGCTGGTCGATACGTTTGGTTTCCGCTGGATCCGCAGCCGCTGGAAAAACTACGAAATCGGGGAGCACCACCGGGCCGAAACCGCGGTAACCGAGTCATCGGGCAACTAA